One region of Oryza sativa Japonica Group chromosome 10, ASM3414082v1 genomic DNA includes:
- the LOC4348058 gene encoding uncharacterized protein — MACSLLLTILPEELVVEILIRLTDLADLARAASACKPLRRLITSRAFLARLHALHAKPLLGLLLLERDRCGFLPAATAVAAAVARASDFAFSFLPDHAAGWRLRDVRHGLALLSSSSSSSYLSPLGDRGFFPDVVVCDPMRRRHVRVPPIPDDLTAGVRRIAVEHFDYLLAPAGRDGSSFRVVCRPKLPKQCDVTVFVFSSGAAFWRAAVLDACAATEKLFLPQSVHGYVYWRTHSSGTLLMLDTRDMDFFFVNIQTNKCVIGEAEEVGRLAVFNTIVDVGVHKVEILSKAIRGGADEPWRHDRTIPLLPGYKWRAARMAEGYLLLHGIVGNNSWSTPGIQLQHFTLDLKTLKLESLCDSISRGRHHHPQFDLYRSFPPPLSLSSI; from the coding sequence ATGGCGTGTTCGCTGTTGCTGACCATCCTCCCCGAGGAGCTTGTGGTGGAGATCCTAATCCGCCTCAccgacctcgccgacctcgcccgcgccgcctccgcctgcaagcccctccgccgcctcatcaCCTCCCGCGCCTTCCTCGCCCGCCTCCACGCGCTCCACGCCAAGCCCCTCCTCGGACTCCTCCTGCTGGAGAGAGACCGCTGCGGCTTCCTCCccgccgctaccgccgtcgccgccgccgtcgcccgcgcgtCCGACTtcgccttctccttcctccccgaCCACGCCGCCGGGTGGCGCCTCCGCGACGTCCGCCACGGCCTCGCCCTcctatcatcatcatcatcgtcatcatacCTCTCCCCCCTCGGCGACCGCGGCTTCTTCCCCGACGTCGTCGTCTGCGACCCCATGCGCCGGCGACACGTGCGGGTTCCCCCTATCCCCGACGACCTCACGGCCGGCGTCCGGCGGATCGCCGTCGAGCACTTCGACTACCTGCTCGCTCCCGCCGGCCGAGACGGCTCGTCGTTCCGGGTGGTGTGCAGGCCCAAGCTGCCGAAGCAGTGCGACGTCACCGTCTTCGTCTTCTCCTCAGGCGCCGCGTTCTGGCGAGCCGCCGTGCTGGACGCCTGCGCCGCCACCGAGAAGTTGTTCCTCCCCCAATCCGTGCACGGCTACGTCTACTGGCGGACGCATTCCTCCGGCACATTGCTCATGCTGGACACTCGCGACATGGATTTCTTCTTTGTTAACATTCAGACCAACAAGTGTGTCATTGGGGAGGCAGAGGAAGTAGGCAGGCTTGCGGTGTTCAACACCATTGTTGATGTTGGTGTCCACAAGGTGGAGATCCTCTCCAAGGCAATTAGGGGCGGTGCCGACGAACCGTGGCGGCACGACAGGACTATCCCATTGCTCCCTGGTTACAAATGGAGGGCTGCAAGAATGGCTGAGGGGTACTTACTCCTACATGGGATTGTAGGTAACAACTCCTGGTCTACTCCTGGTATTCAGCTACAGCATTTCACACTGGACCTCAAGACGCTTAAGCTTGAGAGTCTGTGTGACTCGATATCCCGAGGAAGGCATCATCATCCTCAATTCGACTTGTACAGAAGCTTCCCGCCACCATTATCGCTTTCAAGCATATGA
- the LOC4348060 gene encoding caffeoylshikimate esterase yields MPHVQSAPAAATAAGMSAASAPAPRRWEGVDQALERMVLRACLDQAPERRRVRDAFKDVQLSIDHCLFKGQYSDIGTKESYEKNSRGVEIFSKCWYPENHRIKAIVCLCHGYGDTCTFFLDGIARKIASAGYGVFALDYPGFGLSEGLHGFIPSFDTLVDDVAEHFTKVKENPEHRGLPSFLFGQSMGGAVALKIHFKQPNEWDGAILVAPMCKIADDVIPPWPVQQVLIFMARLLPKEKLVPQKDLAELAFKEKKKQEQCSYNVIAYKDKPRLRTALEMLRTTKEIESRLEEVSLPIIILHGEGDLVTDPAVSKALYDKAKSSDKTLRLYKDAYHAILEGEPDEAIFQVLDDIISWLDQHSTKKVPSS; encoded by the exons ATGCCACACGTGCAGTCAGCTcctgcggcggcgaccgcggcggggatgtccgcggcgtcggcgcccgcgccgaggaGGTGGGAAGGGGTGGACCAGGCGCTGGAGCGGATGGTGCTCAGGGCGTGCCTCGACCAGgcgcccgagcgccgccgcgtccgcgacGCGTTCAAGGACGTGCAGCTCAGCATCGACCACTGCCTCTTCAAG GGACAGTATAGCGATATTGGAACAAAGGAG TCATACGAGAAAAACTCCAGGGGCGTGGAGATTTTCTCAAAATGTTGGTATCCAGAGAATCATCGCATAAAAGCAATTGTTTGTCTCTGCCATGGTTATGGAGATACCTGTACCTTTTTTCTCGATG GTATTGCTAGGAAGATTGCTTCAGCTGGATATGGAGTGTTTGCATTAGATTACCCTGGTTTTGGTCTCTCGGAAGGACTTCATGGATTTATACCAAGTTTTGACACTCTTGTTGATGATGTAGCAGAACATTTTACTAAGGTCAAAG AAAATCCTGAACATAGAGGTCTTCCAAGCTTTCTGTTTGGTCAATCTATGGGTGGAGCAGTTGCATTGAAGATTCATTTTAAGCAACCAAATGAATGGGATGGTGCAATACTAGTTGCGCCCATGTGCAAG ATTGCAGATGATGTGATTCCGCCTTGGCCTGTTCAGCAAGTTCTAATTTTTATGGCTAGACTTCTTCCAAAAGAGAAGCTTGTTCCACAAAAAGATTTAGCAGAGTTGGCTttcaaagagaagaaaaaacagGAGCAG TGTTCTTATAATGTGATTGCGTACAAGGATAAACCACGTCTCCGAACAGCTTTGGAGATGCTGAGAACCACAAAGGAAATCGAGAGTCGTTTGGAGGAG GTTTCGCTGCCCATTATCATTTTGCATGGTGAGGGTGATTTGGTCACAGACCCAGCTGTGAGTAAAGCTCTCTATGATAAAGCGAAGAGCTCAGATAAGACGCTTCGCCTTTATAAAGATGCATATCACGCTATCTTGGAAGGTGAACCAGATGAGGCAATTTTTCAAGTCCTCGATGATATAATTTCTTGGCTGGATCAGCATTCTACAAAGAAAGTTCCATCGTCATAA
- the LOC4348059 gene encoding uncharacterized protein encodes MASLPPPPPPPRPLLLTVLPQELVVEILIRLDDLADLARAASACRALRRLITSRAFLRRVHALHPRPLLGLLHLEHHGSRCRFLPAEPPHPSAATAAAVARAFDSDSDSDSSFSFLPGRSGDWRLRDVRHGLAVLSTRHAVTDDGCFSFPDVVVCNPLRRRYAWIPPISDDLAAPIRSLGVGVEDFDYLVAPAGREGLSFRVICRPQLPMGCDVTVFVFSSSAVIWRAATLHACAATAQLVSPQYAHGYAYWRLIRSATRLLLLDTRDMDFFFVDFEQRSVPWQAIGEAGEVGRLAMFNIAHANHTVELLSGAIRGSADEHWRHDKTIPLLPGYKWRILKLAEGYLLLQGRILGDGTSQFTPGDQLQYFTLDINTFKLERLCASTPQGISYHPQFELYRCFPPPLSFSSI; translated from the coding sequence ATGgcttcgctgccgccgccgccgccgccgccgcggccgctgctGCTCACCGTCCTCCCCCAAGAGCTGGTGGTGGAGATCCTAATCCGCCTCGACGACCTGGCCGatctcgcccgcgccgcctccgcctgcagagccctccgccgcctcatcaCCTCCCGCGCCTTCCTCCGCCGCGTCCACGCGCTCCACCCCCGCcccctcctcggcctcctccacctGGAACACCACGGCTCCCGCTGCCGCTTCCTCCCCGCCGAGCCGCCCcacccctccgccgccaccgccgccgccgtcgcgcgggCGTTCGAttccgactccgactccgactcctccttctccttcctccccggccgctccGGCGACTGGCGCCTCCGCGACGTCCGCCACGGCCTCGCTGTCCTATCAACCCGCCATGCCGTCACCGATGATGGATGCTTCTCCTTCCCCGACGTCGTCGTCTGCAACCCCTTGCGCCGCCGCTACGCCTGGATCCCCCCGATCTCCGACGACCTAGCGGCCCCCATCCGAagcctcggcgtcggcgtcgaggaTTTCGATTACCTGGTCGCTCCAGCCGGCCGTGAGGGTTTGTCATTCCGAGTGATCTGCAGACCCCAGTTGCCAATGGGCTGTGATGTCACcgtcttcgtcttcagctccagtgccgtcatctggcgcgctgCCACATTGCACGCCTGCGCTGCCACCGCTCAATTGGTCTCCCCGCAGTACGCGCACGGCTACGCCTACTGGCGGCTGATCCGATCCGCCACCAGATTGCTCTTGCTGGACACTCGCGACATGGACTTCTTCTTTGTCGATTTCGAGCAAAGGAGTGTGCCGTGGCAGGCCATTGGGGAGGCAGGGGAAGTAGGCAGGCTTGCCATGTTCAACATTGCTCATGCTAATCATACAGTGGAGCTCCTCTCTGGGGCGATTAGAGGCAGCGCCGATGAACATTGGCGGCATGACAAGACTATCCCATTGCTTCCTGGCTACAAATGGAGGATTCTAAAGCTAGCCGAAGGGTACTTACTCCTGCAAGGAAGAATTCTCGGTGACGGAACTTCGCAGTTTACTCCTGGTGACCAATTACAGTATTTCACGCTAGACATCAACACGTTTAAGCTTGAGAGGCTGTGTGCTTCAACACCCCAAGGCATCAGTTATCATCCTCAATTTGAATTATACAGATGCTTCCCTCCACCGTTATCGTTTTCAAGTATATGA
- the LOC4348057 gene encoding uncharacterized protein, with amino-acid sequence MSSRRPRRLLLTLPDEVLEEIFLRLDALPDLARASAACATFRRLITARAFLRRLHSLHPRPLLGFFKREGPSCEFFPAAPPHSSSAAASAVARGAADLTFSFLPATPGGWRLRNIRRGLALLSTRDGGGGCFFPDVVVCDPLHRRYAQIPQIPDDLAAPIRRSGSLPKGFDYLLAPARREEEEEEEEDSSFKVVCRPRLTEECDITVFVFSSGAGIWRAATLGSSLATAISVTSRPRCVHRCVYWLTRFLDRLLILDTDEMELSMFDNFPPSTGFVLNHTTAAIAEAGEDRLGVFNLDVHNVNLLSRAIRGSADEQWRHDKTIPLLPGYSIWRFVNHADVDGYILLGGVLGSGLQSDPITDGLQYFSLDLKTFRLERLCPMTIYQARNSPTELYTSFPPPLSLSSI; translated from the coding sequence ATGAGTTcccggcggccgaggcggctgCTGCTGACTCTCCCCGACGAGGTGCTGGAGGAGATCTTCCTCCGCCTCGACGCCCTCCCCGACCtcgcccgcgcctccgccgcctgcgccaCGTTCCGCCGCCTCATCACCGCCCgcgccttcctccgccgcctccacagCCTCCACCCGCGTCCCCTCCTCGGCTTCTTCAAACGGGAAGGCCCATCGTGCGAGTTcttccccgccgcgccgccccactcctcctccgccgccgccagtgcCGTCGCGCGGGGGGCAGCCGACCtcaccttctccttcctccccgcCACGCCCGGCGGGTGGCGGCTCCGCAACATCCGCCGCGGCCTCGCCCTCCTATCAacccgcgacggcggcggcggatgcttCTTCCCCGACGTCGTGGTCTGCGACCCCTTGCACCGGCGGTACGCTCAGATTCCCCAAATCCCCGACGACCTAGCGGCCCCCATCCGCCGGAGCGGCAGTTTGCCCAAGGGTTTCGATTACTTGCTCGCTCCAGCCCgcagggaggaagaggaggaggaggaggaggattcaTCATTCAAAGTGGTGTGCAGACCCAGGTTGACAGAAGAGTGCGATATCACCGTCTTCGTCTTCTCCTCCGGCGCCGGGATCTGGCGCGCCGCCACATTGGGCTCCTCCCTCGCAACAGCTATCTCTGTCACCTCCCGCCCCCGGTGCGTGCACCGCTGCGTCTACTGGCTGACCAGATTCTTGGACAGATTGCTCATCCTGGACACCGACGAGATGGAATTGTCCATGTTTGATAACTTCCCCCCATCCACAGGATTTGTACTGAATCACACCACTGCGGCCATTGCGGAGGCAGGGGAAGACAGGCTTGGGGTGTTTAACCTTGATGTTCACAATGTCAATCTCCTCTCTAGGGCGATCAGGGGCAGCGCCGACGAACAGTGGCGGCATGACAAGACTATCCCATTGCTCCCTGGCTACAGTATTTGGAGATTTGTAAATCACGCTGATGTTGACGGCTACATACTCCTAGGAGGAGTTTTGGGCAGCGGTTTGCAGTCTGATCCCATTACTGATGGATTACAGTATTTCTCACTGGACCTCAAGACATTTCGGCTTGAGAGGCTGTGTCCCATGACAATCTACCAAGCAAGGAACTCTCCAACTGAGTTATATACAAGCTTTCCGCCACCATTATCGCTTTCAAGCATATGA